From one Agrobacterium fabrum str. C58 genomic stretch:
- a CDS encoding ABC transporter substrate-binding protein encodes MRQSCTIFARLVAGATFLASAAFAHAEGTVVVYSAAPQQLMDELLPLFEKKTGTKVELVKAGSGELMNRIKAETGKAAGDVIWSVDGTVIDFSADLFEPYKPVEAASINPAFSPSTNWVPFTAVVTAFIVNKEALKGAPVPTSWADLAKPEYKGLISSARADQSGSAYIQMATVLQDFDSEEKGWEIYTGILGNSVLSTSSGAVPRFVNDGEQAVGITLEDAALRYKLGSAPVEIVYPKEGTAIAPDGMALVKGGPNSENGKAFIDFIVSKEAQEVVVKAGRRSVRTDVPANVALVPLSDVPDAKYDFKWAADNRSRLMEKWNDILLDVQ; translated from the coding sequence ATGCGTCAATCATGCACTATTTTCGCGCGCCTTGTTGCCGGCGCAACCTTCCTTGCCAGTGCGGCTTTCGCCCACGCGGAAGGCACGGTCGTGGTCTATTCTGCAGCGCCGCAGCAACTCATGGACGAGTTGTTGCCGCTGTTTGAAAAGAAGACCGGCACCAAAGTCGAGCTTGTCAAAGCCGGGTCCGGCGAGCTGATGAACCGCATCAAGGCGGAAACCGGCAAAGCGGCGGGCGACGTGATCTGGAGCGTTGATGGCACCGTCATCGACTTTTCCGCCGACCTCTTCGAACCTTACAAGCCTGTCGAGGCAGCATCGATCAACCCCGCCTTTTCGCCGAGCACCAACTGGGTTCCCTTTACCGCAGTCGTTACGGCCTTCATCGTCAACAAGGAAGCGCTGAAAGGCGCGCCGGTTCCGACATCCTGGGCCGATCTTGCCAAGCCTGAATATAAGGGCCTGATTTCCTCGGCCCGTGCCGATCAGTCCGGCTCCGCCTATATCCAAATGGCGACGGTTTTGCAGGACTTCGACAGTGAGGAAAAGGGCTGGGAGATCTATACCGGCATTCTCGGCAACTCCGTTCTGTCCACATCGTCAGGCGCGGTTCCACGTTTCGTCAATGATGGCGAGCAGGCGGTCGGCATTACGCTCGAAGACGCTGCGCTGCGCTACAAGCTGGGCAGCGCCCCGGTAGAGATCGTTTATCCGAAAGAAGGCACGGCAATCGCGCCTGACGGCATGGCGCTCGTCAAGGGCGGGCCCAATTCTGAAAACGGCAAGGCCTTCATCGATTTCATCGTCTCCAAGGAAGCGCAGGAAGTCGTAGTGAAAGCCGGTCGTCGTTCCGTCAGAACCGACGTTCCGGCCAACGTGGCCCTTGTGCCGCTCTCCGATGTTCCGGATGCGAAATATGACTTCAAGTGGGCTGCGGACAACCGCTCCCGCCTGATGGAAAAGTGGAACGACATCCTGCTCGACGTCCAGTAA
- a CDS encoding ABC transporter ATP-binding protein — MAAVEITSIKKSYRDVVALSDINISIPSGSFFTLLGPSGCGKTTLLRTIAGFHQQDSGSISIERQAIEHVPAHKRDVGMVFQDYAVFPHISVFDNIAFGLKQRKSSSAEIRERVGKILDVVQLAPYAKRMPHELSGGQQQRVGLARALVINPKVLLMDEPLSNLDAKLRVDLRRELREIQQAMNITTVYVTHDQEEALAMSDLVCVMYGGVIQQAAPPWEVYNNPANRFVASFVGANNFLTLDRTGGQTSISSLKVTLPQADAISKDRTIVAAIRPEAISIGPSIGNCDERIELPVTIRQVSFTGREMNVAAVLSSGEEIEAITKPSPEIIALQPNQKTTFSWFAGDTQLFGDGVTGERLS; from the coding sequence ATGGCCGCCGTAGAAATTACCAGCATCAAGAAAAGTTACCGGGATGTCGTTGCTCTCTCCGACATCAATATCTCCATTCCATCAGGATCGTTTTTCACGCTTCTTGGACCCAGCGGTTGTGGCAAGACCACGCTTCTGCGCACGATTGCCGGTTTTCACCAGCAGGACAGCGGCAGCATCAGCATCGAAAGACAGGCGATAGAGCACGTGCCTGCCCACAAGCGCGATGTCGGCATGGTGTTTCAAGATTATGCAGTCTTTCCGCATATTTCCGTATTCGACAACATTGCTTTCGGTCTGAAACAGCGCAAGTCATCTTCAGCCGAGATCCGCGAACGGGTCGGCAAGATTCTTGATGTCGTGCAGCTTGCTCCCTATGCCAAGCGTATGCCGCACGAACTCTCCGGCGGCCAGCAGCAGCGTGTTGGTCTAGCGCGCGCACTCGTCATCAACCCCAAAGTCCTGTTGATGGACGAACCGCTGTCCAACCTTGACGCCAAACTTCGCGTGGATTTGCGGCGGGAACTGCGTGAAATCCAGCAGGCCATGAACATCACCACCGTCTATGTCACGCATGATCAGGAAGAGGCGCTTGCCATGTCCGATCTGGTTTGCGTCATGTATGGCGGCGTCATTCAGCAGGCTGCACCGCCGTGGGAAGTCTATAACAATCCCGCCAACCGCTTTGTTGCGTCCTTCGTGGGAGCCAATAATTTCCTGACGCTCGACCGCACGGGTGGGCAAACATCCATATCCAGCCTCAAGGTGACGCTGCCGCAGGCGGATGCGATTTCCAAGGACCGGACGATCGTCGCTGCGATCCGCCCGGAGGCGATTTCTATTGGTCCTTCCATAGGCAATTGTGATGAGCGCATCGAACTGCCCGTGACCATACGGCAGGTCAGCTTCACTGGTCGTGAGATGAACGTCGCCGCCGTGCTCTCGTCGGGTGAGGAAATCGAGGCGATCACCAAGCCATCGCCGGAGATCATCGCGCTTCAGCCAAACCAGAAAACGACGTTCTCCTGGTTTGCGGGCGATACGCAATTGTTCGGTGACGGTGTAACCGGGGAGCGCCTGTCATGA